A genomic region of Coraliomargarita sinensis contains the following coding sequences:
- a CDS encoding glycoside hydrolase family 95 protein: MCLKQIFSVLFFSLSNLSGATLWYEQPANRWEEALPLGNGRLGAMVFGGVEKERLQLNEESLWAGCPVETYPEGFKENLQTLQEMVLAGNASEAVEFGVANMTKRPTSFRSYEPLADLELEFLHDGPVGDYHRDLDLMDGVATVAYTVDGVRFRREVLISAVDDLIAIHLSADRAGAINFKVGLTRAKDMVVKATGAELQMDGQIIDIAKEDGGAEENSGGSGPAGAHMKFAGQLVAKTVGGTVRPEGDRLFIENADKVLLFFTAATDYSVQRMDFDRAIDPRSVVERILQSVGEKRWEGLKAAHLEEHREVMDRVILDIGGSEWANIATDKRLVAMKEGQSDPALIADFFQFGRYLLMSSSRRPGRLPPNLQGIWNDKMWAPWESDYHLNINLQMNYWPADVTNLSETVDSLVDWFEPLTKRGKYPADILYGADGWLSYHATNVFGRVTGSGSNEGSQFNNGFLDPLAGAWMAMTLWRHYEFTQDVNFLETKAYPILKGAAEFLIDYLYEDEEGQLVIVPSASPENKFIDPKTDKAIRVTRGSTYHNTIVQVVFEAVIEASEKLDLDAALRSELTAALKKLPPLKIGGNGTIQEWIEDYEEAQPKHRHVSHLLGLHPFATIREHDKAMFEAAAKTLERRGFGGDVGWSNAWKTNFYARLQNAPQAHFYVNRLLQKNAMPNLLTGHNGRSLFQIDASFAGTAGIAEMLLQSHAGEIHLLPALPDAWPTGSATGLKARGGFVVDIEWQDGKLTEVVVYSQAGQPCVVRYGNDRIVLDLAEGEKSNVAAPLADAGS, from the coding sequence ATGTGTTTAAAGCAAATTTTCTCCGTTCTTTTCTTTTCCCTATCTAACCTAAGCGGGGCGACCTTATGGTATGAACAGCCTGCGAACCGGTGGGAGGAGGCACTTCCGCTGGGCAACGGACGCCTGGGCGCCATGGTTTTCGGTGGCGTCGAAAAAGAGCGCCTTCAGTTGAATGAGGAAAGTCTGTGGGCTGGTTGTCCCGTGGAGACCTATCCGGAAGGTTTTAAGGAAAATTTGCAGACCCTTCAGGAGATGGTGCTGGCGGGCAACGCCTCGGAGGCCGTCGAATTTGGCGTGGCCAATATGACGAAACGGCCCACCTCATTCCGGTCCTACGAGCCGCTTGCTGATCTGGAACTCGAATTTTTGCATGACGGACCGGTTGGCGACTACCACCGGGACCTCGATTTGATGGACGGGGTCGCCACTGTCGCTTACACCGTCGACGGTGTACGCTTTCGGCGGGAGGTCTTGATCTCGGCAGTTGACGACCTGATCGCAATCCACCTCTCAGCGGACCGGGCGGGGGCGATCAATTTCAAGGTCGGGTTGACGCGAGCCAAGGACATGGTTGTGAAAGCGACCGGCGCGGAACTACAAATGGACGGTCAAATCATTGATATCGCCAAGGAAGACGGCGGGGCCGAGGAAAACAGCGGAGGCTCGGGACCAGCCGGGGCTCACATGAAATTTGCTGGCCAGCTGGTGGCGAAAACCGTGGGGGGCACGGTGCGGCCGGAAGGGGACCGGCTCTTTATCGAAAACGCGGACAAGGTGCTGCTGTTTTTCACGGCCGCCACGGATTACAGCGTTCAAAGGATGGATTTTGACCGGGCGATCGATCCGCGCAGCGTTGTGGAAAGGATTCTTCAATCCGTCGGAGAAAAACGCTGGGAAGGCCTGAAAGCGGCGCATCTGGAGGAGCACCGGGAGGTCATGGATCGGGTCATTCTGGATATTGGAGGCTCGGAGTGGGCAAATATTGCGACCGACAAGCGCCTCGTTGCGATGAAAGAAGGTCAGTCCGACCCTGCTCTGATCGCCGATTTCTTTCAATTCGGGCGTTATCTGCTGATGAGCAGTTCACGCCGGCCCGGACGCTTGCCTCCCAACCTTCAGGGGATTTGGAACGACAAGATGTGGGCGCCATGGGAATCGGATTACCATCTCAATATCAATCTGCAGATGAACTATTGGCCGGCCGATGTGACGAATCTCTCTGAAACGGTTGATTCTCTGGTGGATTGGTTTGAGCCCCTTACGAAACGCGGAAAATATCCAGCAGACATTCTCTACGGTGCCGACGGATGGCTCAGTTATCACGCAACGAATGTTTTCGGGCGGGTAACCGGTTCGGGGTCGAACGAGGGCTCACAATTCAACAATGGGTTTCTGGATCCGCTGGCAGGGGCTTGGATGGCAATGACGCTTTGGCGGCACTACGAATTTACCCAGGATGTGAACTTTCTCGAAACGAAAGCCTATCCCATACTGAAAGGGGCGGCTGAGTTTCTCATTGATTACCTGTATGAGGATGAAGAAGGGCAGCTCGTTATCGTGCCTTCAGCTTCTCCCGAAAATAAATTCATCGATCCGAAAACAGACAAGGCGATCCGCGTAACCCGTGGCTCCACCTACCACAACACAATCGTGCAAGTGGTATTTGAAGCGGTGATCGAGGCTTCCGAGAAGCTTGATCTTGATGCTGCCTTGCGCTCCGAGCTCACTGCTGCGCTTAAGAAATTGCCTCCCCTGAAAATTGGAGGCAACGGCACCATTCAGGAATGGATTGAGGATTATGAAGAGGCCCAGCCCAAGCATCGGCATGTTTCGCATCTGCTCGGCCTTCATCCTTTCGCCACCATTCGGGAACACGACAAGGCTATGTTTGAGGCCGCTGCCAAGACTTTGGAGCGCCGTGGCTTTGGCGGGGATGTCGGATGGAGCAATGCTTGGAAGACCAATTTTTACGCCCGTCTGCAAAATGCCCCGCAGGCGCACTTTTATGTCAATCGGCTACTCCAAAAAAATGCCATGCCGAACCTGTTGACCGGGCACAATGGCCGTTCGCTTTTCCAGATTGACGCGAGCTTTGCCGGTACGGCCGGCATCGCCGAAATGCTACTGCAGAGCCATGCAGGCGAGATCCATCTGCTGCCCGCGCTGCCCGACGCCTGGCCGACCGGTTCCGCGACCGGCCTAAAAGCCCGCGGCGGATTTGTCGTCGATATCGAATGGCAGGATGGCAAGTTGACCGAGGTAGTGGTTTATTCGCAGGCGGGCCAGCCATGCGTGGTGCGGTATGGTAACGACCGCATAGTTCTGGATCTGGCTGAAGGCGAAAAGTCCAACGTAGCGGCTCCGCTTGCGGATGCCGGTAGTTGA
- a CDS encoding alpha/beta fold hydrolase produces the protein MSLPLNALRFENPGAPALVILHGLLGASRNWTTIGRALQERFDVHALDLRNHGSSPHAESMRWAELSADLTAYLEKEGLNEVILMGHSLGGKIAMRYACENPDQVKKLIIVDIAAKAYPPYHDNEFRAMKSIAVAELDSRKEAEAALEPMVPDWAMRQFLLTNLVRGQGTRTFRWQANIEALHASLPHIRQNSLLETDRFNGPALLVRGAKSGFIEDGDADDMLYWFPHLREVTIPGAGHNVHVENRKAFLEEVGDWLRQT, from the coding sequence ATGTCATTGCCGCTCAACGCACTTCGCTTTGAAAATCCCGGCGCACCTGCGCTGGTGATCCTGCACGGACTTTTGGGCGCGTCGCGCAACTGGACAACGATCGGGCGGGCCTTACAGGAGCGCTTCGACGTGCACGCGCTCGATCTTCGCAATCACGGCAGCTCGCCCCATGCCGAGTCCATGCGCTGGGCGGAGTTGTCCGCGGATCTCACCGCCTATCTGGAAAAGGAGGGCTTGAATGAGGTCATCCTTATGGGCCACAGCCTGGGCGGAAAGATTGCCATGCGCTACGCCTGTGAGAACCCCGATCAGGTGAAGAAGCTCATCATCGTCGACATCGCTGCCAAAGCCTACCCTCCCTATCACGACAACGAATTTCGTGCCATGAAGTCGATTGCCGTAGCCGAGCTGGATAGTCGCAAGGAGGCCGAGGCCGCGCTTGAACCCATGGTCCCGGATTGGGCCATGCGTCAGTTTCTACTCACCAATTTGGTGCGGGGCCAAGGGACCCGGACCTTTCGCTGGCAGGCCAATATTGAAGCACTTCACGCCAGTTTGCCGCACATTCGCCAGAACTCCTTACTGGAGACCGACCGTTTCAATGGCCCGGCGCTACTTGTGCGAGGGGCGAAGTCCGGTTTTATTGAGGACGGCGATGCCGATGACATGTTGTACTGGTTCCCGCATTTGCGTGAAGTCACGATCCCGGGCGCCGGGCATAATGTCCATGTTGAGAACCGGAAAGCTTTCCTTGAGGAGGTTGGCGACTGGCTCCGCCAGACCTAA
- a CDS encoding GDSL-type esterase/lipase family protein has translation MKQRLLIAVLTAHLPLFLGSLASAETTKDPVRVACVGDSITFGAGIKDRKNNSYPVQLQAMLGDGYEVKNFGVSGATLLKQGNKPYWKLKAFDAACEFQPDLVIIKLGTNDSKPGNWKHADEFKENYTEMVETFQQLASKPEVVICRPVPVFATRWGINNKTVVEEVIPRIDAVAKATGVTLVDLYAPLEGKPDLVPDQVHPNAAGAGVIARTLQEVIESMNLKADK, from the coding sequence ATGAAACAAAGGCTGTTAATTGCCGTTCTTACTGCTCACCTGCCCTTATTTCTTGGCTCGTTGGCCAGCGCCGAGACAACGAAAGACCCGGTCCGTGTGGCCTGTGTTGGCGACAGTATCACCTTTGGAGCCGGAATTAAGGACCGTAAGAATAATAGCTACCCGGTGCAGCTTCAGGCCATGTTGGGCGACGGTTATGAAGTGAAAAACTTCGGCGTGAGCGGCGCGACCTTGTTGAAGCAAGGCAACAAGCCCTACTGGAAACTGAAAGCCTTCGATGCTGCCTGCGAGTTTCAGCCCGACTTGGTCATCATTAAACTCGGCACCAATGACAGCAAGCCAGGCAACTGGAAGCACGCCGATGAATTTAAGGAAAACTACACTGAGATGGTTGAGACCTTCCAACAACTCGCCAGCAAGCCCGAGGTGGTGATCTGCCGCCCGGTGCCGGTTTTTGCCACGCGCTGGGGCATCAACAACAAAACTGTCGTCGAAGAAGTGATCCCGCGTATCGATGCGGTCGCCAAAGCCACAGGCGTCACGCTGGTCGATCTTTATGCCCCACTGGAAGGAAAGCCGGATCTGGTGCCGGATCAGGTGCATCCCAATGCCGCGGGAGCGGGCGTCATTGCTCGCACACTTCAAGAGGTCATCGAATCGATGAATCTGAAAGCGGATAAGTAG